A single Pristis pectinata isolate sPriPec2 chromosome 6, sPriPec2.1.pri, whole genome shotgun sequence DNA region contains:
- the LOC127571836 gene encoding alpha-1,4-N-acetylglucosaminyltransferase-like codes for MIYMQKGCLLVLIFTNAGVVYRCWDLDSCYYFQSYIFRISQVNNDSGTDVSDPATPDTKAGIMFVESTDNVEPTPLMVCSVESAARLNPDKPVHYFMKGFSDNLSQYPQPEYRGIPLLSSMKNVVILPLNPTEPFEDTPLKGWYQKVNPEKERYWIHVLADGCSLALLCKYGGIYLDSDIISLRSMPFGNFTCAATTEMVSNGVIGFHHKHHPFLWNCMEDFVAHYIGDLWAQQGPRLITRMLKKWCNIDNPGAFIGLECNGISLWITKRFYPVPFPAWERYYAHWKKEDFDQVFSATYGAHVWNYMNSGKKKKVVAGSGSLIEYFFQLHCPNSYKTLIQS; via the exons ATGATCTACATGCAGAAGGGATGTCTCCTTGTCTTAATATTTACAAATGCTGGCGTGGTGTACAGATGCTGGGATTTGGACAGTTGTTATTACTTTCAAAGCTACATCTTCAGAATATCCCAGGTGAACAACGATTCTGGTACAGATGTTTCTGATCCTGCAACACCAGACACCAAAGCCGGTATTATGTTTGTGGAGTCGACTGACAATGTAGAGCCGACGCCGTTGATGGTATGCTCAGTGGAGTCTGCTGCTCGTCTGAACCCAGACAAACCAGTCCACTATTTCATGAAGGGGTTCAGTGACAACTTGAGCCAGTATCCACAGCCTGAGTACAGAGGCATCCCTTTGCTCTCCTCAATGAAGAATGTTGTCATTCTACCCTTAAATCCCACTGAACCGTTTGAAGACACTCCATTGAAAGGCTGGTATCAAAAG GTAAATCCAGAAAAGGAGAGGTATTGGATCCACGTACTTGCCGACGGCTGCAGTTTAGCATTGCTCTGTAAATATGGGGGCATCTACCTGGATTCTGACATAATATCATTGAGGTCTATGCCATTTGGTAACTTTACATGTGCAGCAACCACAGAAATGGTCAGTAATGGGGTAATAGGTTTCCATCACAAGCACCATCCATTTTTGTGGAATTGCATGGAAGATTTTGTGGCTCATTACATTGGAGATCTTTGGGCTCAACAAGGTCCTCGACTGATTACCCGTATGCTGAAGAAATGGTGCAACATTGATAACCCAGGGGCCTTCATTGGCTTGGAATGCAATGGCATCTCTTTATGGATCACAAAACGGTTCTACCCAGTCCCATTTCCGGCTTGGGAAAGGTATTATGCTCACTGGAAAAAAGAGGATTTCGATCAGGTCTTCTCAGCTACATATGGAGCTCATGTCTGGAATTACATGAACTctggcaagaaaaaaaaagttgttgctgGAAGTGGAtcattaattgaatattttttccaGTTGCATTGTCCAAATAGTTACAAAACTTTAATTCAATCCTAA